A genomic window from Flavobacterium sp. I3-2 includes:
- the prmC gene encoding peptide chain release factor N(5)-glutamine methyltransferase has protein sequence MELKSFKNEFTSSLSKIYDSAEAEQLFFIALEEILDWKRIDFVMKTPFELPIDKASQFENVLADLVSEKPIQYIFNKAYFYGLDFYVNENTLIPRQETEELVEWILNTIAKNPTKIWRILDIGTGSGCIPITIAKIAKNVNVSTMDISVKAIEVAKQNALVNNVTIHFIHQSILETDFLENYDLIVSNPPYVRNLEKIEIKNNVLVHEPHLALFVQDDDPLIFYKKIVALAENSLTENGYLFFEINQYLGKETLELFNEHFSDIELRKDFVGNDRMICGIKK, from the coding sequence ATGGAATTAAAATCATTTAAAAACGAATTCACTAGTTCGTTATCTAAAATTTATGATTCGGCAGAAGCTGAACAGCTTTTCTTTATTGCTTTGGAAGAAATTTTAGATTGGAAACGTATCGATTTTGTTATGAAAACTCCATTTGAATTACCGATTGATAAAGCTTCGCAATTTGAAAATGTTTTAGCTGATTTAGTTTCAGAGAAACCCATTCAATATATTTTTAACAAAGCTTATTTTTATGGATTGGATTTTTATGTAAATGAAAACACCTTGATTCCAAGACAAGAAACAGAAGAATTGGTTGAATGGATTTTAAATACAATTGCTAAAAATCCGACAAAAATCTGGCGTATTTTAGACATTGGAACAGGAAGTGGATGTATTCCAATCACAATTGCAAAAATAGCAAAGAACGTTAATGTTTCAACGATGGATATTTCAGTCAAAGCAATTGAAGTCGCGAAACAAAATGCTCTAGTAAATAATGTAACTATTCATTTTATACATCAAAGCATTTTAGAAACTGATTTTTTAGAAAATTATGATTTGATAGTATCTAATCCGCCGTATGTTCGCAATTTAGAAAAAATAGAAATCAAAAATAATGTTTTAGTTCACGAACCACATTTGGCTTTATTCGTTCAAGATGACGATCCGCTTATTTTTTATAAAAAAATAGTTGCATTAGCCGAAAATAGTTTGACTGAAAATGGATATTTGTTTTTTGAAATCAATCAATATTTAGGAAAAGAAACTCTAGAATTATTTAACGAACATTTTTCGGATATTGAACTGCGAAAAGATTTTGTTGGAAATGATCGAATGATTTGTGGTATAAAAAAATAG
- the ribD gene encoding bifunctional diaminohydroxyphosphoribosylaminopyrimidine deaminase/5-amino-6-(5-phosphoribosylamino)uracil reductase RibD, with translation MTTNEIYMQRCLDLAAKGLVDAMPNPSVGAIVVYKDTIIGEGFTSAFGGSHAEVNAINSVKNKDLLKECTLYVSLEPCNHFGKTPPCSDLIVHSKIPKVVIGCIDPFSEVAGKGIAKLRANGIDVTIGVLEEACKTSHKRFFTFHTKKRPFIILKWAESQDGFLSPKNKNEQKPVWLTNVYSRQLVHKMRSEEMAILVGKQTVFDDNPTLNTRDWFGKNPIRLYIDKENKIPKDVHLKDKSIPTICFTSEVQKNQTNLDFEILDFNQNVHKQICQVLFKRNIQSVIIEGGSFTLQQFINADLWDEAFVFKSSVLLNEGTKAPLFNNNPFEIKSIINDQLFLFKNY, from the coding sequence TTGACTACAAACGAAATTTACATGCAACGCTGTTTAGACTTGGCAGCAAAAGGTCTGGTTGACGCAATGCCAAATCCGAGCGTTGGAGCCATTGTCGTGTACAAAGATACAATTATTGGCGAAGGTTTTACATCTGCTTTTGGCGGATCTCATGCCGAAGTGAATGCAATTAACAGCGTTAAAAACAAAGATCTACTTAAAGAATGTACTTTGTATGTAAGTTTAGAACCTTGCAATCATTTCGGAAAAACGCCACCTTGCAGTGATTTAATTGTACATTCAAAAATTCCGAAAGTAGTTATTGGTTGCATTGATCCGTTTTCTGAAGTTGCCGGAAAAGGAATTGCCAAACTTAGAGCAAACGGGATTGATGTTACTATTGGTGTTTTAGAAGAAGCTTGTAAAACATCGCATAAGCGTTTTTTTACTTTTCATACCAAAAAACGTCCATTTATTATTTTGAAATGGGCCGAATCTCAAGATGGTTTCTTGAGTCCTAAAAACAAGAATGAACAAAAACCAGTTTGGTTAACCAATGTTTATTCACGTCAACTGGTACATAAAATGCGAAGTGAAGAAATGGCTATTTTAGTTGGAAAACAAACTGTTTTTGATGATAATCCAACGTTGAATACAAGAGATTGGTTTGGGAAAAATCCGATTCGATTGTATATCGATAAAGAAAATAAAATACCTAAGGATGTTCATCTAAAAGACAAGTCGATTCCGACAATTTGTTTTACATCTGAAGTACAAAAAAATCAAACGAATTTAGATTTCGAAATTCTTGATTTTAATCAAAACGTACACAAACAAATTTGTCAAGTTTTATTTAAAAGAAATATTCAATCAGTAATTATTGAAGGTGGTAGTTTTACACTTCAACAATTTATCAACGCAGATTTATGGGACGAAGCTTTTGTTTTTAAAAGCTCGGTTTTATTAAACGAAGGAACGAAAGCTCCGCTTTTTAATAATAATCCATTCGAAATAAAATCAATTATTAATGACCAATTATTTCTATTCAAAAACTATTGA